The window GCCAGGTGCCTGTTTCACTGAAGATGAAAGTAAACCTGGGGGGCGCCAGCCTACGTTGTGACCAAGTTCGTCTGCTCGGAGGgtactccccagaaaagaaggaagctGCAAGGTACCGCATCTTTGCTTCGGTGTCATAAAAGATTGCGAGGATGTTCCGTCCGAATTTATACAACGAAGAATTAGCGAGTGTCCCAGCGTAGCTTTGTATACGATTGCGGACATGAGTTCTTCAGGggcacgcgcccgcgcggacgccggaGGATCGAGCCGCCTAAAGACAGAGTCAATTCCCCGCTCCAACTCTGCCGTACGGAGCCTCAAAGGTGGAGCCACATGACCCTCCACAGAGTGAATTCAAAACCTGGCAtccaaaaaaaaaaaaactgcaccttctttgcctggagtGGCATGTGCAGGCGCCCGATTCATCGTCTGACAAAAGACGCCCACGTTCGCGTAACCTACAAGCTTGAGGACGATCTTCTTCGTGGTCTTTGCCTTCTTCCTGAAGATGGGCTTGGTCTGTCCACCGAAACCCTTCTGCTTGCGATCGTAACGTCGCTTCCCCTGCACGACGAGAGAGTCTTTACCTTTCTTATACTGCGACACCTTGTGGGGCTGGTGCTTGCGGCACTTCGGCCCCTTGCAGAAGGTATTGCGGAGCTTTGGAACATTCACCATCCTGTCGACGCTGCTCCGAGAAAATTCCACAAAACCAAGAAAGACGACAGCAAACCGACACAAGAAGAAAAGATGAACCCCGACCACACAGCCGACGCGCCCCGCTCACCCCTGCATACTGGGAAAACTCTCTCACACGACTGTCCTGTCATGTCCGTTCCAACAGCATGCTGGTGGTGGGAGGAGACAGACCCTTTCGCATGCATGGCGGCTAATACTCGGCTTTTAGTACATGTGCGCATTCCGGCAAGAAAAGCGGTAGTGTGCTGAAACATAGACGGCATGCGCCGTGGCAACTGTCTTTTGCGGATGCCATAGCCAGGCTCTATTTCCGGCTTCTTCCTCACATATCTGTTTGGGGGTGGGTGCTCCCTGAGGTGGAGACGTGTAGAGCTGATGTCGCTCAGTTTGTGAGGATGGCCCCGAAGCGTAGGTGAAGCTCCATTTCCATCAGCCCAAAGCCAGTCCCGTTGGTGGCTGAAGGACTTTCGTCAGGAAAGCCGCCGTAAACACACGCTAACGAGGACGGttgacgcaggcgccagttTCGCTATTGGAGAGGCGCACTTTGTCTGCCTGCGCTACCGTTTGGACCTCCGCTCTGCCGTACGTCTTGTGGTACGGGCCCTTTTTTCTGGCAAGGTAGATCAGCTGCCGTGTGTGAGGTTTCTGCCTAGGCCGTGCATTTGATAGGCTCGTGGCAAACGTAACGTTGACATATTCGGCCGGCGGCTCTTCAGCACCAGGGCTGACGCGGCCCGATAAGCCTTTCTGGCGCCGTCGTTCTCATCTCGCTACCGTATCTGCCGGGAAAAAACGGGGCTGAGGAGAAGCTAGTCGTTTTGGAAAAAAGGCTGGCTTGCGAAAACGATGTCGTCAGCTGCGCGGGTTACAGGCGAGGC is drawn from Besnoitia besnoiti strain Bb-Ger1 chromosome VI, whole genome shotgun sequence and contains these coding sequences:
- a CDS encoding ribosomal protein RPL44 (encoded by transcript BESB_065630) yields the protein MVNVPKLRNTFCKGPKCRKHQPHKVSQYKKGKDSLVVQGKRRYDRKQKGFGGQTKPIFRKKAKTTKKIVLKLECTKCKTKRLLPIKRCKSFELGAEKKSKGGPGY